Proteins from one Embleya scabrispora genomic window:
- a CDS encoding YlbL family protein, with the protein MARTKLTLPVSLLLVACLLGFAFLVPMPYVLITPGSVADTLGDDGGRPVVEISGPAAVYPTTGHLLLTTIHASGRNEKHRLASLLSAWWDEEESVVPRKSIYPDGKSVEQVVETNVKDMVKSQDSATVAALRYLGKSPEDVKVTLHLSDVGGPSAGLFFALGIVDKMTEGQLTGGRTIAGTGAIDTSGKVGEIGGLPMKLLAAKRAGATVFILPKGECGEAGRVGSSGLKLIPVETLSGAVDALNALNTGGKVPSC; encoded by the coding sequence GTGGCCCGAACCAAGCTCACCCTGCCGGTGTCTCTGCTCCTTGTCGCGTGCCTTCTCGGCTTCGCGTTCCTGGTGCCGATGCCGTACGTCCTGATCACGCCGGGCTCGGTCGCCGACACGCTCGGGGACGATGGGGGACGGCCGGTGGTCGAGATCTCGGGGCCGGCCGCCGTGTACCCGACGACCGGGCACCTGTTGCTGACCACGATCCACGCGAGCGGTCGGAACGAGAAGCATCGCCTCGCATCGCTGCTTTCCGCGTGGTGGGACGAGGAGGAGTCGGTGGTGCCTCGGAAGTCGATCTACCCGGACGGCAAATCGGTCGAGCAGGTCGTCGAGACCAACGTCAAGGACATGGTCAAGTCGCAGGACAGTGCGACGGTCGCGGCACTTCGGTATCTGGGCAAGTCGCCGGAGGACGTCAAGGTCACGCTGCACCTGTCCGATGTCGGCGGGCCGAGTGCCGGGCTGTTCTTCGCGCTGGGCATCGTGGACAAGATGACCGAGGGGCAGCTGACCGGCGGGCGGACGATCGCCGGCACGGGGGCGATCGACACGAGTGGCAAGGTCGGCGAGATCGGTGGGTTGCCGATGAAGCTGTTGGCGGCGAAGCGGGCGGGGGCGACGGTGTTCATCCTGCCGAAGGGCGAATGTGGCGAGGCGGGGAGGGTGGGGAGTTCGGGGCTGAAGCTGATCCCGGTGGAGACGCTCTCGGGGGCGGTCGATGCGTTGAACGCGCTCAACACGGGGGGCAAGGTTCCGTCGTGCTGA
- a CDS encoding MFS transporter: MTAVGESKSARRDAAKSDDREPGVLTRPYRHLTLGIVSVVLLIAFEAMAVGTAMPVAVKELHGVPLYALAFSAFFTSSLLAMVLSGEWCDARGPRLPLFGGIGTFAAGLVLAGTAQSMWPFVVGRAVQGLGGGLVIVSLYVVVGKAYPSTLRPRVFSAFSAAWVLPSIVGPPVSGLVTDHLGWRWVFLAIPVLVVLPIVMMLPQLERMTGERDPDARMNRRRLGAAGGASVGAGMLQYGGLNLDAVGIPLAVAGFALMAVTVPRLLPRGTLRAGRGLPAVILSRGVLAGAFFAVESFVPLMLTSEHGLSPTQAGLTLTVGALSWAIGSWYQGRSPRERRPGLVRIGFLLVAVAIGGALLALVPGMSPYTVTVGWFFGGLGMGLAVSSVSVLTLDLSTPEESGTNSSSLQVADTLGNIVMVGLAGAIFAALHEGTGRDAGVFTLIFAIMLVTALLGAVLAPRVRPPHPKS, encoded by the coding sequence GTGACAGCCGTAGGGGAGTCGAAGTCCGCGCGCCGGGACGCCGCGAAGTCCGACGATCGGGAGCCCGGGGTACTGACCCGTCCCTATCGCCACCTCACGCTCGGGATCGTGTCGGTCGTGCTGCTGATCGCCTTCGAGGCGATGGCCGTCGGAACCGCGATGCCGGTGGCGGTCAAGGAACTGCACGGCGTGCCGCTGTATGCGCTGGCGTTCTCCGCCTTCTTCACCAGCAGCCTGCTCGCCATGGTGCTCTCCGGCGAGTGGTGCGACGCTCGTGGACCGCGACTGCCGCTGTTCGGGGGGATCGGGACGTTCGCGGCCGGCCTCGTGCTGGCCGGTACCGCACAGTCGATGTGGCCGTTCGTCGTCGGCCGGGCCGTCCAGGGCCTCGGCGGCGGGCTCGTGATCGTGTCGCTGTACGTGGTGGTCGGAAAGGCGTATCCGTCCACGCTGCGTCCGCGCGTGTTCTCGGCGTTCTCGGCGGCGTGGGTGCTGCCCTCGATCGTCGGGCCGCCGGTGTCCGGCCTGGTCACCGATCACCTCGGCTGGCGCTGGGTGTTCCTGGCCATCCCGGTGCTCGTCGTGTTGCCGATCGTGATGATGCTGCCGCAACTCGAGCGGATGACGGGCGAGCGGGACCCGGACGCGCGGATGAACCGGCGTCGACTCGGCGCGGCGGGTGGTGCCTCGGTGGGCGCGGGCATGCTGCAGTACGGCGGCCTGAACCTGGACGCGGTGGGCATACCGCTCGCGGTCGCCGGGTTCGCGCTGATGGCCGTGACGGTGCCCCGACTGCTGCCGCGGGGCACGTTGCGCGCGGGGCGCGGACTGCCGGCGGTGATCCTGTCCCGGGGCGTGCTCGCGGGCGCGTTCTTCGCGGTCGAGTCCTTCGTACCGCTCATGCTGACCAGCGAACACGGCCTGTCCCCGACCCAGGCCGGCCTGACCCTGACGGTGGGCGCGCTGTCCTGGGCGATCGGATCGTGGTATCAGGGCCGCTCGCCGCGCGAACGCCGCCCCGGGCTGGTCCGGATCGGCTTCCTGCTCGTGGCGGTCGCGATCGGCGGGGCACTGCTCGCCCTGGTCCCGGGCATGTCGCCCTACACGGTCACGGTGGGCTGGTTCTTCGGCGGCCTCGGCATGGGCCTGGCCGTCTCATCGGTGAGCGTCCTCACCCTCGACCTGTCCACCCCCGAGGAATCCGGCACCAACTCCTCGTCCCTCCAGGTTGCCGACACCCTGGGCAACATCGTTATGGTCGGCCTCGCCGGTGCCATCTTCGCCGCCCTCCACGAGGGCACCGGCAGGGACGCCGGTGTCTTCACCCTGATCTTCGCCATCATGCTCGTCACCGCCCTGCTGGGCGCCGTGCTGGCCCCGAGAGTTCGCCCGCCGCATCCCAAGTCCTGA
- a CDS encoding Lrp/AsnC family transcriptional regulator gives MQIDRLDAALIRLLVETPRIGVVECSRRLAVARGTVQARLDRLREAGVIRSFGPDVDPATLGFPVTAFMTLEIRQGQGRDVRKHLECVPQVLEVHTITGRGDLLCRIVARSNAHLQQVIEGIVELDAVVRASTTIAMENPVPYRVLPLVECAVTEG, from the coding sequence GTGCAGATCGACCGGTTGGATGCCGCGCTGATCAGGTTGTTGGTGGAGACGCCGCGGATCGGTGTCGTGGAGTGTTCGCGCCGGCTCGCCGTGGCGCGCGGGACGGTCCAGGCGCGCCTGGACCGACTGCGCGAGGCCGGCGTGATCAGGAGCTTCGGGCCGGACGTGGACCCGGCCACGCTCGGCTTCCCGGTGACCGCGTTCATGACCCTGGAGATCCGCCAGGGGCAGGGGCGGGACGTGCGCAAACACCTGGAGTGTGTGCCGCAGGTACTGGAGGTGCACACGATCACGGGTCGGGGCGACCTGCTGTGCCGGATCGTGGCCCGCTCCAACGCGCATCTGCAGCAGGTGATCGAGGGGATCGTCGAGCTGGACGCGGTGGTTCGCGCCTCCACGACGATCGCGATGGAGAACCCGGTGCCGTATCGGGTATTGCCGCTGGTCGAGTGCGCGGTGACGGAGGGCTGA
- a CDS encoding (2Fe-2S)-binding protein — translation MSGPGFGDALGGDATPTTSYVLRVNGEARLIENAWIGENLLYVLRERLGLPGAKDGCGQGVCGTCTVQVDGVAVAACLIAAATLGDREVRTIEDLDNDPETAGVQRALIEAGAVQCGFCVPGVVASVCALLARVAEPSEVEIRRALDGHPCRCAGPHPMVDAVRIAARRRVPRETHSTMMFNVIAPPSGGAE, via the coding sequence ATGAGCGGGCCCGGATTCGGGGACGCCCTCGGGGGCGACGCGACCCCGACGACGTCGTACGTGCTGCGGGTCAACGGCGAGGCCCGGCTGATCGAGAACGCCTGGATCGGCGAGAACCTGCTGTACGTGCTGCGCGAGCGGCTCGGCCTGCCGGGCGCCAAGGACGGCTGCGGGCAGGGCGTATGCGGCACCTGCACCGTGCAGGTGGACGGGGTCGCGGTGGCCGCGTGCCTGATCGCCGCGGCCACGCTGGGCGATCGTGAGGTCCGCACCATCGAGGACCTGGACAACGACCCGGAGACCGCCGGCGTACAGCGCGCGCTGATCGAGGCCGGCGCGGTGCAGTGCGGGTTCTGCGTGCCGGGTGTGGTCGCGTCGGTGTGCGCGCTGCTGGCCCGGGTGGCGGAGCCGAGCGAGGTGGAGATCCGGCGGGCGCTCGACGGGCATCCGTGCCGATGCGCGGGGCCGCATCCGATGGTGGACGCGGTGCGGATCGCGGCGCGCCGGCGGGTTCCGCGCGAGACCCACTCGACGATGATGTTCAACGTGATAGCGCCGCCGTCCGGCGGCGCCGAGTGA
- a CDS encoding FAD binding domain-containing protein → MDATILMPLSLDEAVDALARDPRALPVAGGTDLMPRVNAELVRPSALVGLAKVADLRRWGYEDGFAMLGAGLTWARLADADLAALVPALAAAANEVGTAQVRAMGTLGGNILASGRPADSLPVLAALEATVSCRSPGGVREVAPHLLEPRSGPIAEQLLRPGELITGVRVPLLRGVQEFVKAPVGAGRHLTLALVAGPVVGDVRCAVGGAHPGPVRAFGAEQWLAGRMDARTGRLADARDAADFGRLVADEVRPEAEQRAARAHLRHVVAVCARRAVQRAFGG, encoded by the coding sequence GTGGACGCGACGATCTTGATGCCGTTGTCGCTCGACGAGGCCGTGGACGCCCTCGCGCGCGATCCCCGGGCACTGCCGGTGGCCGGGGGGACCGACCTCATGCCCCGTGTCAACGCCGAACTGGTGCGACCGTCGGCCCTGGTGGGCCTGGCGAAGGTCGCCGACCTGCGGCGATGGGGTTACGAGGACGGTTTCGCCATGCTTGGCGCCGGGCTCACCTGGGCCCGGCTCGCGGACGCGGACCTGGCCGCGCTCGTCCCGGCGCTGGCCGCCGCCGCCAACGAGGTGGGCACCGCGCAGGTCCGCGCGATGGGCACGCTCGGCGGCAACATCCTCGCGAGCGGCCGGCCCGCCGACTCGCTGCCCGTACTCGCGGCCCTGGAGGCCACCGTGTCGTGCCGTTCGCCCGGCGGGGTGCGCGAGGTCGCACCGCACCTGCTCGAGCCCCGGTCCGGTCCGATCGCCGAACAGCTTTTGCGGCCGGGGGAGTTGATCACCGGCGTGCGGGTGCCGCTGCTGCGCGGGGTGCAGGAGTTCGTCAAGGCCCCGGTGGGCGCGGGCCGCCATCTGACCCTGGCCCTGGTGGCCGGACCCGTGGTCGGCGACGTGCGGTGCGCGGTCGGCGGGGCGCACCCCGGGCCGGTGCGCGCGTTCGGGGCCGAGCAGTGGTTGGCGGGGCGGATGGACGCGCGCACCGGGCGGCTCGCGGACGCGCGCGACGCGGCCGACTTCGGCCGGCTCGTCGCCGACGAGGTGCGCCCCGAGGCCGAGCAGCGGGCCGCCCGCGCGCATCTGCGGCACGTGGTCGCGGTGTGCGCGCGGCGCGCGGTACAACGGGCGTTCGGCGGATGA
- a CDS encoding DEAD/DEAH box helicase, which translates to MSTAAASHLSPAFPNRAPWGTANKLRAWQQGALDRYLERQPRDFLAVATPGAGKTTFALRIASELLDAHVVHQITIVAPTEHLKKQWAEAAARIGLRIDPNYSSSSGPVSREYHGIAVTYAGVGVHPMLHRRRVENRKTLVILDEIHHAGDSKSWGEACMEAFEPATRRLALTGTPFRSDINPIPFVAYEEGKDGIRRSSADYTYGYGHALSDGVVRPVIFLSYSGDLRWRTKAGDEIAASLGEPMTKDAISQAWRTALDPQGSWMPQVLRAADKRLGEVRKAVPDAGGLVIATDHESARAYARMIREITGQGATLVLSDDAGASKKIEDFSASEERWMVAVRMVSEGVDVPRLSVGVFATTISTPLFFAQAVGRFVRARRRGETASVFLPSVPTLLQHANEMEIERDHVLDRPKKEGGMYDEEDALLAQANAQKDEPGQQEEFAFEALESEARFDRVLFDGAEFGLQAHVGSEEEQEYLGLPGLLEPDQVQMLLQSRQAKQVAKSRRRPDHEADLSEKPADQRPVVTHRQMTAMRKELNTMVAAWHHRTGQTHGQIHNELRRVCGGPAVAQASAGQLEARIGKIREWATSGR; encoded by the coding sequence GTGAGTACCGCAGCCGCGTCCCATCTGTCCCCGGCCTTTCCGAACCGTGCCCCGTGGGGTACGGCGAACAAGCTGCGTGCTTGGCAGCAGGGGGCCCTTGATCGGTATTTGGAGCGGCAGCCTCGGGACTTTCTCGCGGTGGCCACGCCCGGTGCCGGGAAGACCACGTTCGCGTTGCGGATCGCCTCCGAGTTGCTCGATGCGCATGTGGTGCATCAGATCACCATCGTGGCGCCGACCGAGCATCTGAAGAAGCAGTGGGCCGAGGCCGCCGCGCGGATAGGGCTGCGGATCGATCCGAATTATTCGAGTTCGTCGGGGCCGGTCTCGCGGGAGTATCACGGCATCGCGGTCACCTACGCGGGTGTCGGCGTGCATCCGATGTTGCATCGGCGTCGGGTGGAGAACCGCAAGACGCTGGTGATCCTGGACGAGATTCACCACGCGGGCGACAGCAAGTCGTGGGGCGAGGCGTGCATGGAGGCGTTCGAGCCGGCCACCAGGCGGCTCGCGTTGACCGGTACGCCGTTTCGGTCGGACATCAACCCGATTCCGTTCGTGGCGTACGAGGAGGGCAAGGACGGCATTCGGCGGTCGTCGGCCGACTACACCTATGGGTACGGCCACGCGCTTTCGGATGGCGTGGTGCGGCCGGTGATATTCCTGTCCTACTCCGGCGATCTGCGCTGGCGGACCAAGGCCGGGGACGAGATCGCGGCCTCGCTCGGCGAGCCGATGACCAAGGACGCGATCAGTCAGGCCTGGCGTACCGCGCTGGATCCGCAGGGGTCGTGGATGCCGCAGGTGTTGCGGGCCGCCGACAAGCGGCTGGGCGAGGTGCGCAAGGCCGTCCCGGACGCGGGTGGGCTGGTGATCGCCACCGACCACGAGTCGGCTCGGGCGTACGCGCGGATGATTCGGGAGATCACCGGTCAGGGCGCGACGCTGGTGCTCTCCGACGATGCCGGCGCCTCGAAGAAGATCGAGGACTTCTCCGCCTCCGAGGAGCGCTGGATGGTCGCGGTGCGGATGGTGTCCGAGGGGGTGGACGTGCCTCGGCTGTCGGTGGGTGTGTTCGCGACGACGATCTCGACGCCGCTGTTCTTCGCCCAGGCCGTGGGGCGCTTCGTTCGGGCCCGCCGGCGTGGTGAGACCGCGTCGGTGTTCCTGCCCTCCGTGCCGACGCTGCTCCAGCATGCGAACGAGATGGAGATCGAGCGCGACCACGTGTTGGACCGCCCGAAGAAGGAGGGCGGGATGTACGACGAGGAGGACGCCCTCCTCGCCCAGGCCAATGCGCAGAAGGACGAGCCGGGACAGCAGGAGGAGTTCGCGTTCGAGGCCCTGGAGAGCGAGGCCCGGTTCGACCGGGTGTTGTTCGACGGCGCGGAGTTCGGCCTCCAGGCGCACGTGGGCAGCGAGGAGGAGCAGGAGTACCTGGGGCTGCCCGGGCTGCTCGAACCCGACCAGGTGCAGATGCTGCTGCAATCGCGGCAGGCCAAGCAGGTGGCCAAGAGCCGACGCCGGCCGGACCACGAGGCCGACCTGTCGGAGAAGCCGGCCGATCAGCGTCCGGTGGTGACGCATCGTCAGATGACCGCGATGCGCAAGGAACTCAACACGATGGTGGCCGCGTGGCACCACCGCACCGGGCAGACGCACGGGCAGATCCACAACGAGCTGCGGCGGGTGTGCGGCGGGCCGGCGGTGGCCCAGGCCTCGGCGGGGCAGTTGGAGGCGCGGATCGGGAAGATCCGGGAGTGGGCCACGTCGGGGCGGTGA
- a CDS encoding IclR family transcriptional regulator, with product MVAETSQTLDRGLKVLELLADASDGLSVYDITAALGVNRTVVYRILATLEQHGLVRRDESGRTKLGLGALQLARRAHPLVRDAAVPCLRRLAEETGATAHLTIVDGMEALVVAVAEPTWTDYHVAYRVGSRHALDAGAAGLAILAARRVMAGLDGPRSYVYAPGDGRNTVPGIAAAVPDLAAVESSVGIVSLGNLDTERLGRRVAEAAAELSNELGGVRVSAA from the coding sequence GTGGTCGCCGAGACGTCACAGACCCTGGACCGAGGACTCAAGGTTCTCGAACTGCTCGCCGATGCCTCGGACGGTTTGTCGGTGTACGACATCACCGCCGCGCTGGGCGTCAACCGCACCGTCGTCTACCGCATTCTCGCCACCCTTGAGCAACACGGCCTGGTCCGCCGCGACGAGAGCGGACGTACGAAGCTCGGCCTCGGTGCGCTGCAACTGGCCCGTCGGGCCCACCCGCTGGTCCGCGACGCGGCGGTGCCGTGTCTGCGTCGGCTCGCCGAGGAGACCGGGGCCACCGCGCACCTGACCATCGTGGACGGCATGGAGGCCCTCGTGGTCGCCGTGGCCGAACCCACCTGGACCGACTACCACGTGGCCTACCGGGTCGGCTCGCGGCACGCGCTGGACGCGGGCGCGGCGGGGTTGGCGATCCTGGCCGCGCGTCGGGTGATGGCCGGGCTGGACGGGCCCAGGTCCTATGTGTACGCCCCCGGCGACGGTCGGAACACGGTGCCGGGGATCGCCGCGGCGGTGCCGGATCTGGCGGCGGTGGAGTCGAGCGTCGGGATCGTCTCGCTCGGCAACCTGGACACCGAACGCCTGGGGCGTCGGGTGGCCGAGGCGGCGGCCGAACTGTCCAACGAACTGGGCGGCGTGCGGGTATCCGCGGCGTAG
- a CDS encoding FAD-binding oxidoreductase: MTTDLIAALREELPAHVLVTDADIAASYARDMAGLCAAGNPAVVVLAETTEQVRHVMRVATRLRVPVVPQGARTGLSGGANAVDGCIVLSLVRMNRILRIDPVDRVAVVEPGVVNADLSKATAEFGLVYPPDPSSWETCTIGGNIGTGAGGLCCVKYGVTAEYVLGLEVVLADGRVLHTGRQTAKGVAGYDLTRLFVGAEGTLGVVTRATLALRPTPPPALVTVAQFADTASAARAVSAIMAAGHTPSLMELMDGTTLRAVNALAAMGLPEHSAALLLIAVDTSEPAAELAAIEAICTGAGAFEAFTAEDAEDSAMFMQARRLALPALERLGTSMIDDVAVPRSRLGDMLDGVAAIAERHDTVIGVCAHAGDGNTHPIVIFDATDPAAVERAGLAFDAIMRLGLDLGGTITGEHGVGMLKREWLAEELGPVGVEMQRGVKAAFDPLGILNPGKVV; encoded by the coding sequence ATGACGACCGACCTGATCGCGGCGCTGCGGGAGGAGCTACCCGCGCACGTCCTGGTGACGGACGCGGACATCGCCGCATCGTACGCGCGTGACATGGCCGGCCTGTGTGCGGCCGGTAACCCTGCGGTGGTGGTCCTCGCCGAGACGACCGAACAGGTGCGGCACGTGATGCGGGTGGCCACCCGGCTGCGGGTGCCGGTGGTCCCGCAGGGCGCCCGGACCGGGCTGTCGGGTGGGGCCAACGCCGTCGACGGCTGCATCGTGCTGTCGCTGGTACGGATGAACCGGATCCTGCGCATCGACCCCGTGGACCGGGTCGCCGTGGTCGAGCCGGGCGTGGTCAACGCCGACCTGTCCAAGGCCACCGCCGAGTTCGGCCTGGTCTACCCGCCGGACCCGTCCAGCTGGGAGACCTGCACGATCGGCGGCAACATCGGCACCGGCGCGGGCGGGCTGTGCTGCGTCAAGTACGGCGTGACCGCCGAGTACGTGCTGGGCCTGGAGGTCGTCCTCGCCGACGGACGTGTCCTGCACACCGGGCGGCAGACCGCCAAGGGCGTCGCGGGCTACGACCTGACCCGCCTGTTCGTCGGCGCCGAGGGCACGCTCGGCGTGGTCACCAGGGCCACCCTTGCGCTGCGCCCCACCCCGCCGCCCGCGCTGGTGACAGTGGCCCAGTTCGCCGACACCGCCTCGGCGGCCCGCGCGGTCTCCGCGATCATGGCGGCCGGGCACACGCCCTCGCTGATGGAGTTGATGGACGGCACCACGCTGCGGGCGGTGAACGCGCTGGCCGCCATGGGCCTGCCGGAACACAGCGCGGCGCTGCTCCTGATCGCCGTGGACACCTCGGAGCCGGCCGCCGAGTTGGCCGCGATCGAGGCGATCTGTACCGGGGCGGGCGCGTTCGAGGCGTTCACCGCCGAGGACGCCGAGGACTCGGCGATGTTCATGCAGGCCCGTCGGCTCGCGCTGCCCGCCTTGGAGCGGCTGGGCACGAGCATGATCGACGACGTCGCGGTGCCGCGCTCGCGACTGGGCGACATGCTCGACGGGGTGGCGGCGATCGCCGAGCGCCACGACACGGTCATCGGGGTGTGCGCGCACGCGGGCGACGGGAACACCCACCCGATCGTGATCTTCGACGCGACCGACCCGGCCGCGGTCGAGCGGGCCGGGCTCGCGTTCGACGCGATCATGCGACTCGGCCTGGACCTCGGCGGCACGATCACCGGCGAACACGGCGTGGGCATGCTCAAGCGGGAGTGGTTGGCGGAGGAACTGGGGCCGGTGGGCGTCGAGATGCAGCGCGGCGTCAAGGCCGCGTTCGACCCGCTGGGCATCCTCAATCCGGGCAAGGTGGTCTGA
- a CDS encoding xanthine dehydrogenase family protein molybdopterin-binding subunit, whose translation MIGESAPRPDGDAKARGRFSYTGDLWAPGLLWCVLVRSPHRHARILGVDAGAAYAVPGVRGVVTAADLPAGACHGAIVADRPVLADGVVRFAGEAVAAVAAETLQAARAGAAAVLVSYQPLEPAVDPEHAFAGPPLHPDGNVLRHIALRHGRPVRVRRDGTPVEEVVVEGLYEVPVQYQANPATDAALALPSPDGGVELHVATPYPHADRDQVAECLGLPAGMVRLMPTGAGGSGGSREDVGLTTVVGLLALRTGRPVKAVLDRDESLRAGGHRHAARMKYTHRADRDGRLLAVEAQIILDGGAYAGVSAEVVGRLIGCAAGPYMVPYAAVDAWAVRTNNAPAGAMRGPGAVQVCFAHEAQMDKLADALGMDPVELRLRNALSSGTMLTTGQVLDGPVPVGAALRAVAEAAPPAAPPAPGTLRGTGYAVGLMPLLGIEGADESSTATVRLDGGVVTVTCAAVEVGQGFVTLVRQIVHEVLGVPDAIVLQAGTALPTAGAPGVGRHTWLTAGAVEQAAREIRERLLAPVAARYGMTARLLDVRDGRIRSYDGLIDLPVDVMYEDTATVTTAGACRAPSTEPLDDAGQGNAYPAVAFSACRVVVDLDPELGTIRVVDVTGAYDAGRVLDPAQARVRVESSVAMGVGLALTEDAEAVWAPPGPWDVPSVRVAAWIEEPQPGAPFGAKGLGDAAVVPVPAALAAAVRDATGLEIPRLPMRPRDVVAD comes from the coding sequence GTGATCGGCGAGTCCGCGCCGCGTCCCGACGGTGACGCCAAGGCCCGGGGGCGGTTCTCGTACACCGGCGACCTGTGGGCGCCGGGGTTGCTGTGGTGCGTGCTGGTGCGCTCGCCGCACCGGCACGCGCGGATCCTGGGCGTCGACGCCGGAGCGGCCTACGCGGTGCCGGGGGTGCGCGGCGTGGTCACCGCCGCCGACCTGCCCGCGGGGGCGTGTCACGGGGCGATCGTGGCGGATCGGCCGGTACTGGCCGACGGCGTGGTGCGGTTCGCCGGGGAGGCGGTCGCGGCGGTGGCGGCGGAGACCCTGCAGGCGGCGCGGGCCGGCGCCGCGGCGGTGCTCGTGTCGTACCAGCCGCTGGAGCCGGCCGTCGACCCCGAACACGCCTTCGCCGGGCCGCCGTTGCATCCGGACGGGAACGTGCTGCGGCACATCGCGCTGCGGCACGGGCGGCCGGTCAGGGTGCGCCGGGACGGTACGCCCGTGGAGGAGGTGGTGGTCGAAGGGCTGTACGAGGTGCCGGTGCAGTATCAGGCCAATCCGGCCACCGACGCGGCGCTCGCGCTGCCCTCGCCCGACGGCGGGGTCGAATTGCACGTGGCCACGCCGTATCCGCACGCGGACCGCGATCAGGTCGCCGAGTGTCTGGGGCTGCCCGCCGGCATGGTCCGGCTGATGCCCACCGGCGCGGGCGGCTCCGGGGGCAGCCGCGAGGACGTCGGACTGACCACCGTGGTGGGGCTGTTGGCGCTGCGGACGGGGCGGCCGGTCAAGGCGGTGCTCGATCGGGACGAGTCGCTGCGCGCGGGCGGGCATCGGCACGCGGCGCGGATGAAGTACACGCATCGGGCGGACCGGGACGGCCGGCTGCTCGCGGTGGAGGCGCAGATCATCCTGGACGGCGGCGCGTACGCCGGGGTGTCGGCGGAGGTGGTCGGGCGGCTGATCGGGTGTGCGGCGGGGCCGTACATGGTGCCGTACGCGGCGGTGGACGCGTGGGCGGTGCGGACCAACAACGCGCCGGCCGGGGCGATGCGGGGGCCGGGCGCGGTGCAGGTGTGCTTCGCGCACGAGGCGCAGATGGACAAGCTGGCGGACGCGCTGGGGATGGACCCGGTGGAGCTGCGGCTGCGCAACGCGCTGAGCAGCGGGACGATGTTGACGACGGGTCAGGTGCTGGACGGGCCGGTGCCGGTGGGGGCGGCGTTGCGGGCGGTGGCCGAGGCCGCGCCGCCGGCGGCGCCGCCCGCGCCGGGGACGTTGCGCGGGACGGGGTACGCGGTCGGGCTGATGCCGCTCCTGGGGATCGAGGGGGCCGACGAGTCGTCGACGGCGACGGTGCGGCTCGACGGCGGGGTGGTGACGGTGACGTGCGCGGCGGTCGAGGTCGGGCAGGGCTTCGTGACCCTGGTGCGGCAGATCGTCCACGAGGTGCTGGGGGTGCCGGACGCGATCGTGCTCCAGGCCGGGACCGCGCTGCCGACGGCCGGGGCGCCAGGGGTGGGGCGGCACACGTGGCTGACCGCGGGGGCGGTGGAGCAGGCGGCGCGGGAGATTCGGGAGCGGCTGTTGGCGCCGGTGGCGGCGCGGTACGGGATGACGGCGCGGTTGCTGGATGTGCGCGACGGGCGGATCCGGTCCTACGACGGGCTGATCGACCTGCCGGTGGACGTGATGTACGAGGACACGGCGACGGTGACCACGGCGGGCGCGTGTCGGGCGCCGAGCACGGAGCCGTTGGACGACGCGGGGCAGGGCAACGCGTATCCGGCGGTGGCGTTTTCGGCGTGTCGGGTGGTGGTGGACCTGGATCCGGAGTTGGGCACGATCCGGGTGGTGGACGTGACCGGGGCCTACGACGCGGGGCGGGTGCTGGATCCGGCGCAGGCTCGGGTGCGGGTGGAGAGTTCGGTGGCGATGGGGGTGGGGCTGGCACTGACGGAGGACGCCGAGGCGGTGTGGGCGCCGCCCGGGCCGTGGGACGTGCCGTCGGTGCGCGTCGCCGCGTGGATCGAAGAGCCGCAACCGGGCGCCCCCTTCGGCGCGAAGGGCCTCGGCGACGCCGCGGTCGTCCCGGTCCCGGCAGCGCTGGCCGCAGCCGTCCGCGACGCAACGGGCCTGGAAATCCCCCGCCTCCCCATGCGCCCACGAGACGTGGTGGCGGACTGA